One stretch of Prosthecobacter dejongeii DNA includes these proteins:
- a CDS encoding helix-turn-helix domain-containing protein → MQLLALSCQGVFRQAWFGLRVPRPSQLDSRERKLVLLLKRERMRKGISANKLAAQVGLARTTITHLESDDACPTYWVLLKIADGLGVDFPALVAESFE, encoded by the coding sequence ATGCAGCTCCTGGCATTATCATGCCAAGGTGTTTTCCGTCAAGCGTGGTTTGGATTGCGGGTGCCACGCCCCTCTCAGCTAGACTCCCGTGAACGAAAACTTGTGCTTCTCTTGAAGCGGGAGCGAATGCGTAAAGGGATCTCCGCAAACAAATTGGCAGCCCAAGTCGGACTTGCCCGCACAACCATCACTCACCTAGAAAGCGATGATGCTTGCCCCACTTACTGGGTTCTCCTCAAGATTGCAGATGGTCTTGGCGTGGATTTTCCTGCCCTGGTCGCTGAATCGTTTGAGTGA
- a CDS encoding primase-helicase family protein, whose amino-acid sequence MPDLASVRRHLKSAGCYGEKDLTGLRPDDHALNRIQTAQFVSYAGPLAGHTRGLHELPGGKRVLITESPKILIPAPGQWVNLNAVFTGLLGHEDLTQLHTFYGWLKLAFECLETGKYRPGQALALAGPRGCGKSLLIDVLRGVLGGRTSGAYEWLSGRTSFNLSCAGAELLVVDDKAGSSDPRARAALSANIKSSLFAGEVRIEGKHKNAFDCRPIWRLVFALNDEPENLLVLPPLNEDVMDKITLLHCHRFTLPMPAHTLQEKTLFWKTLEAEIPAFLHWLKSWEIPAHLEEERCGVKHFHHPLLVEGLQTLAPEIQLWGHIMTEVEAGSITLPCKLTANELKRILTSPNAVDCHAARRLLMDWTPACGTYLGRLASSHPERVRKAGKLHGTERWELLQQSAF is encoded by the coding sequence TTGCCTGATTTAGCTAGCGTTCGCCGTCACTTGAAAAGCGCTGGATGCTACGGAGAGAAAGACCTTACCGGATTAAGACCCGACGATCACGCTTTAAACCGCATTCAAACCGCTCAATTCGTGAGCTACGCCGGACCCCTTGCAGGCCACACCAGAGGACTTCATGAGCTGCCTGGAGGCAAACGCGTACTGATCACTGAATCTCCTAAAATATTGATCCCCGCCCCCGGCCAATGGGTAAACCTGAACGCCGTATTTACAGGGTTGCTAGGGCATGAAGATTTGACCCAGTTACACACTTTTTATGGTTGGTTGAAACTGGCTTTTGAATGTTTGGAGACTGGCAAATATCGGCCTGGACAAGCTCTTGCCCTTGCTGGTCCTAGAGGCTGCGGAAAATCGCTTTTGATTGATGTTTTGAGGGGTGTCCTTGGCGGTAGAACTTCGGGCGCTTATGAATGGCTGTCGGGACGGACCTCATTCAATCTGAGTTGTGCGGGCGCTGAATTGCTTGTGGTGGATGACAAGGCGGGCAGTTCAGATCCTCGCGCCCGTGCGGCTCTGTCTGCCAATATCAAATCCTCCCTTTTCGCCGGGGAGGTGCGCATAGAAGGAAAGCATAAAAACGCCTTCGATTGCCGCCCTATTTGGAGGCTTGTTTTTGCCCTGAATGATGAACCGGAAAATCTGCTTGTCTTGCCTCCACTGAATGAAGATGTGATGGATAAAATCACGCTCTTGCACTGCCACCGTTTCACTTTGCCGATGCCTGCACATACTTTGCAGGAAAAAACTTTGTTTTGGAAAACCCTGGAGGCAGAAATCCCCGCATTCCTTCATTGGTTGAAAAGCTGGGAGATCCCCGCACACCTGGAGGAAGAACGTTGCGGGGTGAAGCACTTCCACCACCCATTACTTGTCGAAGGCTTGCAAACTCTCGCGCCTGAAATTCAGCTTTGGGGCCACATTATGACCGAAGTGGAGGCTGGTTCCATCACTCTTCCTTGCAAGCTCACGGCTAACGAACTCAAACGTATTCTTACCTCACCAAATGCGGTTGATTGTCATGCTGCCCGTCGTCTCCTTATGGATTGGACCCCGGCCTGTGGCACATACCTTGGCCGTTTGGCTTCATCGCATCCTGAACGCGTCCGCAAAGCCGGGAAATTGCATGGCACTGAACGCTGGGAACTCTTGCAGCAAAGCGCGTTTTAG